In Buchnera aphidicola (Macrosiphum gaurae), the following proteins share a genomic window:
- the ilvD gene encoding dihydroxy-acid dehydratase translates to MPKYRSFTTTQGRNMSGARSLWRATGMTDEDFKKPIIAVVNSYSQFVPGHIHLNEVGAIISKEIQKSGGVAKEFNTIAIDDGIAMGHAGMLYSLPSRELISDSIEYVVNAHCADAMICISNCDKITPGMLMAALRLNIPSVFISGGPMEAGKIQKNNKTIKIDLVDAIIHGGKTNKSDNFLKNIELSACPTCGSCSGMFTANSMNCLTEVLGLSLPGNGTLLATHIDRKNLFIKSAQTIIKITEEYYKENNKNILPRNIANKESFENAMILDIAMGGSTNTILHLLAAAQEAKVDFKMSDINKLSKKIPHICKVSPSTSQYHVEDVHRAGGVMGILGELNRSNLLHKKTRNILQLNLEETLNKYDILSTRNFDIINMFRAGPGGTRTTKPYSQDFRWATLDNDRKKGCIRSCKYAYSQDGGLAVLYGNLAKNGCIIKTAGIDKENYIFSGIAKVYESQEEAANAILNGKINPGDIIVIRYEGPKGGPGMQEMLYPTTYLKSMHLDKTCALITDGRFSGGTSGISIGHISPEAANKGVIALVKNNDIININIPKRIIHLDITDKELYNRVLEEESKGSLAYKPHNRKRYISSALKAYAFFCTSADKGAVRDNKKISNI, encoded by the coding sequence ATGCCTAAATATCGTTCTTTTACAACTACTCAAGGTAGAAATATGTCTGGAGCAAGATCATTATGGCGCGCTACAGGTATGACTGATGAAGATTTTAAAAAACCAATTATTGCAGTAGTCAACTCTTATTCTCAATTCGTTCCAGGACATATCCACTTAAATGAAGTTGGAGCAATTATTTCTAAAGAAATTCAAAAATCAGGTGGTGTGGCAAAAGAATTCAATACTATTGCGATAGATGATGGAATAGCTATGGGACATGCGGGAATGTTATATTCTCTACCATCACGTGAATTAATTTCTGATTCTATAGAATATGTAGTTAATGCACATTGTGCCGATGCAATGATTTGTATTTCAAATTGTGATAAAATAACTCCAGGTATGCTTATGGCAGCTTTACGCTTAAATATACCTTCAGTTTTTATTTCTGGTGGTCCAATGGAGGCCGGTAAAATACAAAAAAATAACAAAACAATAAAAATTGATTTAGTTGATGCTATTATTCATGGAGGAAAAACTAACAAATCAGATAATTTCCTTAAAAATATTGAATTATCCGCTTGTCCTACATGTGGTTCTTGTTCCGGTATGTTTACAGCTAATTCCATGAACTGCTTAACAGAAGTTCTAGGTTTATCTTTGCCTGGAAATGGTACTTTATTAGCAACACATATTGATCGTAAAAATTTATTTATAAAATCAGCTCAAACTATAATTAAAATTACTGAAGAATATTACAAAGAAAACAATAAAAATATTTTGCCAAGAAATATTGCTAATAAAGAATCTTTTGAAAATGCAATGATATTAGATATCGCAATGGGAGGTTCAACGAATACTATTCTACATTTATTAGCAGCCGCTCAAGAAGCAAAAGTTGATTTTAAAATGTCTGATATTAATAAACTATCTAAAAAAATACCCCATATTTGCAAGGTTTCACCAAGTACTTCGCAATATCACGTAGAAGATGTACATCGTGCAGGTGGTGTTATGGGTATTTTAGGTGAATTAAATCGTTCTAATTTATTACATAAAAAAACAAGAAATATATTGCAACTTAATTTAGAAGAAACATTAAATAAATATGATATTTTATCAACAAGAAATTTTGATATAATTAACATGTTTCGAGCGGGACCTGGCGGAACTCGTACAACAAAACCATATTCTCAAGATTTCAGATGGGCAACACTAGATAATGATCGTAAAAAAGGTTGTATCCGTTCTTGTAAATACGCTTATAGTCAAGATGGAGGATTAGCTGTTTTATATGGGAATTTAGCAAAAAACGGTTGTATAATAAAAACTGCGGGAATAGATAAAGAAAACTATATTTTTTCTGGGATTGCAAAAGTATATGAAAGTCAAGAAGAAGCAGCAAACGCTATTTTAAATGGAAAAATAAATCCAGGTGATATTATTGTTATTCGTTATGAAGGTCCAAAAGGAGGACCAGGAATGCAAGAAATGTTATATCCAACTACATATTTAAAATCTATGCATTTAGATAAAACATGTGCATTAATTACTGATGGCAGATTTTCAGGAGGTACATCAGGTATTTCTATAGGACATATTTCACCTGAAGCTGCAAACAAAGGTGTAATTGCTTTAGTAAAAAACAATGATATTATTAATATTAATATTCCCAAAAGAATAATTCACTTAGATATCACAGATAAAGAACTATACAATCGTGTTCTCGAAGAAGAATCAAAAGGATCTTTAGCTTATAAACCTCATAATCGTAAAAGATATATTTCTTCTGCTTTAAAAGCATATGCATTCTTTTGTACTAGTGCTGATAAAGGAGCAGTCAGAGATAATAAGAAAATATCCAATATTTAA
- a CDS encoding IscS subfamily cysteine desulfurase: MKTPIYLDYAATTPVEFEVAKKMMNYLTFDGIFGNSASRSHKFGWNAEEAVDIARNQISDLIGADSREIVFTSGATEANNLAIKGIAFFHQNKGKHIITSKTEHKSVLDTCRYLESKGFILTYLTPKNNGIIDLNDLKKNIKKDTILVSIMHVNNEIGIIQDIDSISKICRNNGIFFHVDATQSVGKISINLKKLSIDLMSFSAHKVYGPKGIGALYVRRKPRVRLLSLMHGGGHERGMRSGTLPVHQIVGMGESFMLAKKKIHDDFIHLTKLRNLLWNGIKNIEEVYLNSDLQQGVPHILNVSFNYVEGESLIMALKDLAISSGSACTSASLEPSYVLKSLGIKDELAHSSIRFSIGRFTTEEEITHTIKLVHQSISRLRELSPLWEMFKSGVDLNSIEWDHS; encoded by the coding sequence ATGAAAACTCCTATTTATTTAGATTATGCAGCAACTACTCCCGTAGAGTTTGAAGTTGCAAAGAAAATGATGAATTATTTAACATTTGATGGAATTTTTGGTAATTCTGCATCACGTTCTCATAAATTTGGTTGGAATGCAGAAGAAGCAGTTGATATTGCACGTAATCAAATATCTGATTTAATTGGAGCGGATTCTCGTGAAATTGTTTTTACTTCTGGTGCTACTGAAGCTAATAATTTAGCTATAAAAGGAATAGCTTTTTTTCACCAAAATAAAGGTAAACATATTATTACTAGTAAGACAGAACATAAATCTGTGTTAGATACTTGTAGATATTTAGAAAGTAAAGGTTTTATCTTGACTTATCTTACTCCTAAAAACAATGGAATTATTGATTTAAATGATTTAAAAAAAAACATAAAAAAAGATACTATACTTGTTTCAATTATGCATGTAAATAATGAAATTGGTATTATACAAGATATTGATAGCATATCAAAGATTTGTCGAAATAATGGGATTTTTTTTCATGTAGATGCAACTCAAAGTGTAGGAAAAATATCTATTAATTTAAAAAAATTATCTATAGATTTAATGTCTTTTTCTGCTCACAAAGTTTATGGTCCAAAGGGAATTGGTGCTCTTTATGTTCGTCGTAAACCACGTGTTCGATTATTATCATTAATGCATGGCGGTGGTCATGAGAGAGGAATGCGTTCAGGAACACTACCTGTTCATCAAATTGTAGGCATGGGTGAATCATTTATGCTCGCTAAAAAGAAAATACATGATGATTTTATTCATTTAACAAAATTAAGAAATCTTCTTTGGAATGGTATTAAAAATATTGAAGAAGTGTATTTGAATAGTGATCTACAACAAGGTGTACCTCATATATTAAATGTTAGTTTTAATTATGTTGAAGGTGAATCGTTAATTATGGCTCTTAAAGATTTAGCTATTTCTTCTGGTTCTGCTTGTACTTCTGCTAGCTTAGAACCTTCTTATGTTTTAAAATCTTTAGGTATAAAAGATGAATTAGCTCATAGTTCTATTCGTTTTTCAATTGGTAGATTTACTACAGAAGAAGAAATTACACATACAATAAAATTAGTTCATCAATCTATTAGTAGATTACGTGAACTTTCTCCTTTATGGGAAATGTTTAAATCAGGAGTTGATTTAAATAGTATAGAATGGGATCATAGTTAA
- the iscU gene encoding Fe-S cluster assembly scaffold IscU, whose translation MAYSKKVMDHYENPRNVGSFSNSDLNVGSGLVGAPACGDVMKLQIKVNEKGIIEDACFKTYGCGSAIASSSLVTEWVKGKSITEAESIRNTTIVEELDLPPVKIHCSILAEDAIKAAIADYKSKKHLN comes from the coding sequence ATGGCTTATAGTAAAAAAGTAATGGATCATTATGAAAATCCACGAAATGTTGGATCTTTTTCTAATTCCGATCTTAATGTAGGAAGTGGATTAGTAGGTGCACCTGCTTGTGGCGATGTAATGAAATTACAAATAAAAGTTAATGAGAAAGGTATTATTGAAGACGCATGTTTTAAAACATACGGTTGTGGTTCTGCGATAGCATCAAGTTCATTAGTTACTGAATGGGTTAAAGGTAAATCAATAACAGAAGCAGAATCAATTAGAAACACTACTATAGTAGAAGAATTAGATCTTCCTCCAGTAAAGATTCATTGTTCTATTTTAGCAGAAGATGCTATTAAAGCTGCTATAGCTGATTACAAGAGTAAAAAACATTTAAATTAA
- the hscB gene encoding Fe-S protein assembly co-chaperone HscB, with protein MNYFSLFKIPKNFKIDEKLLSKNFYKLQSQFHPDLFINDSEVKKKIILEKSIQINKGYATLKNFLNRAIYFLFLNGFEIKRETILLENNSFLMKYFSLYEELDDLKKNNFNKKHLDDFIEKIEKKITNYKNEIEMKFENKKYEEVIPIIAKFLFFKKIRDNLKKEYNIFLRRID; from the coding sequence ATGAATTATTTTTCATTATTTAAAATTCCAAAAAATTTTAAAATTGATGAAAAGTTACTTTCTAAAAATTTTTATAAGTTACAATCACAATTTCATCCTGATTTGTTTATAAATGATTCTGAAGTCAAAAAAAAAATAATTTTGGAAAAATCAATACAAATTAATAAAGGTTATGCAACTTTAAAAAATTTTTTAAATAGAGCGATATATTTTCTTTTCTTAAATGGTTTTGAAATAAAAAGAGAAACCATTTTATTAGAAAATAATAGTTTTTTAATGAAATACTTTTCTTTATATGAAGAATTGGATGATTTAAAAAAAAATAATTTTAATAAAAAACATTTAGATGATTTTATAGAAAAAATAGAAAAAAAAATCACGAATTATAAAAATGAAATTGAAATGAAATTTGAAAATAAAAAATATGAAGAAGTTATTCCAATAATTGCAAAATTTCTTTTTTTTAAAAAAATACGAGATAATTTAAAAAAAGAATATAATATCTTTTTAAGACGAATAGATTAG
- the hscA gene encoding Fe-S protein assembly chaperone HscA codes for MIFFKKKHNKKLFLGIDLGTTYSLAATVREDNTVLLLDKKKRYLLPSIVQYKKNSILVGWEALDNIVKDPSNTITSVKRLLGRSMDFIKNEFPVLPYIIEEDKNGAIFFHTNGGHITPIDVSSEILKNLKKRAVFLFNQEIDASIITVPAYFNDLQKKATKKAAIISEINLIRLLNEPTAAAIAYGLQTKKRGNIVIYDLGGGTFDISILNLNNKGIFEVLATSGDSNLGGDDFDHALANYIYKKSNLLNKCNEFFQASLLQIAKSTKLKLTKYKIVKIHFLNWKGYITIDEFNAIIVNFVKKTLLICSNLLEEINLSVDKIEEVIMVGGSTRVPLVYQEVSRFFKKVPLNSINPDQVVAIGAAMHIDMLMHSNNVKNKIILLDVIPLSLGIEVMGGFVEKIILRNTSLPISKTKEFTTYKDNQTSILIHVLQGERELVKNCISLSRFVLRGIRPQKAGLVRILVTFQVDTDGLINIKILDSCSNKEKNMKIDNNVVLKNLNIPEILEDSLKYSKDDFCFRIKEEKKIESIRILEILNQSLNQHKKLIGEEELKKIKYIQQKLQKSIEEDDFFSIKANLKKLNEVSKNFFSLQLKNAINSYSTKNVLKENI; via the coding sequence ATGATTTTTTTTAAAAAAAAACATAATAAAAAATTATTTTTAGGTATTGATCTTGGTACTACTTATTCTTTAGCTGCTACAGTTAGGGAAGACAATACAGTTTTATTATTAGATAAAAAAAAACGTTATTTATTACCATCAATTGTTCAATATAAAAAAAATAGCATATTAGTAGGTTGGGAAGCTTTAGACAACATTGTTAAAGATCCTTCTAATACAATTACTTCTGTAAAACGTTTATTAGGTCGTTCTATGGATTTCATTAAAAATGAATTTCCAGTTCTTCCATATATTATTGAAGAAGATAAGAATGGAGCTATATTTTTTCATACAAATGGTGGTCATATTACTCCTATTGATGTTTCTAGTGAGATATTAAAAAATTTAAAAAAAAGAGCCGTTTTTTTATTTAATCAAGAAATAGATGCAAGTATTATCACTGTTCCAGCATATTTCAATGATCTTCAGAAAAAAGCAACTAAAAAAGCAGCTATTATATCTGAAATTAATCTTATTAGATTATTAAATGAACCTACTGCTGCTGCTATAGCATATGGTTTACAAACAAAAAAAAGAGGTAACATTGTTATATATGATTTAGGTGGTGGCACTTTTGATATTTCTATATTAAATTTAAATAATAAGGGAATATTTGAAGTATTAGCAACTAGTGGAGATTCTAATTTAGGTGGTGATGATTTTGATCATGCTTTAGCAAATTACATTTACAAAAAATCAAATTTATTAAATAAATGCAATGAATTTTTTCAAGCATCTTTACTTCAAATTGCAAAATCGACAAAATTAAAATTAACAAAGTATAAAATAGTTAAAATTCATTTTTTAAATTGGAAAGGTTATATTACTATTGATGAATTCAATGCAATTATTGTTAATTTTGTTAAAAAAACTTTATTAATTTGCTCAAATTTACTTGAAGAAATTAATTTATCAGTTGATAAGATTGAAGAAGTAATAATGGTAGGTGGGTCTACTCGTGTTCCATTAGTCTATCAAGAAGTTTCAAGATTTTTTAAAAAAGTCCCATTAAATTCAATTAATCCTGATCAAGTTGTAGCTATAGGTGCAGCTATGCATATTGATATGCTTATGCATAGTAATAACGTTAAAAATAAAATAATATTGTTAGATGTAATACCGCTTTCTTTGGGTATTGAAGTTATGGGTGGATTTGTCGAAAAAATTATTTTGCGAAATACTTCACTTCCTATTTCAAAAACAAAAGAATTCACAACTTATAAAGATAATCAAACATCTATTCTTATACATGTTTTACAAGGTGAAAGAGAATTAGTAAAAAATTGTATTTCATTATCTCGCTTTGTTTTAAGAGGTATTAGACCTCAAAAAGCTGGATTAGTTAGAATTTTAGTTACATTTCAAGTTGATACGGATGGATTAATTAACATAAAAATTCTGGATAGTTGTAGTAATAAAGAAAAAAATATGAAAATTGATAATAATGTTGTTTTAAAAAATCTAAATATTCCTGAGATATTAGAAGATTCTTTAAAATATTCAAAAGATGATTTTTGTTTTAGAATAAAAGAAGAAAAAAAAATTGAATCTATTCGTATTTTAGAAATTTTAAATCAATCTTTAAACCAACATAAAAAATTAATTGGTGAGGAAGAATTAAAAAAAATAAAATACATCCAACAAAAATTACAAAAATCTATTGAAGAAGATGATTTTTTTTCTATTAAAGCCAATCTAAAAAAATTAAATGAAGTGAGTAAAAATTTCTTTTCATTACAACTGAAAAATGCTATTAATTCTTATTCTACTAAAAATGTTTTAAAAGAGAATATATAA
- the fdx gene encoding ISC system 2Fe-2S type ferredoxin, whose product MPKILFLPHKIILPHGGEFEAKQGETILIVALRNNVKLEHACEQSCACSTCHCIIRKGFFSLSGWSEKEDDVLDKAWGLESESRLSCQAVIGNIDITVEIPLYNVNYTTEC is encoded by the coding sequence ATGCCTAAAATTTTATTTTTACCTCATAAGATTATATTGCCCCATGGTGGTGAATTTGAAGCAAAGCAAGGAGAAACAATATTAATTGTTGCACTACGGAACAATGTTAAATTAGAACATGCATGTGAACAATCATGTGCTTGTAGTACTTGTCATTGTATTATAAGAAAAGGATTTTTTTCTCTTTCAGGATGGTCTGAAAAAGAAGATGATGTTTTAGATAAAGCTTGGGGTCTCGAATCTGAAAGTCGTTTGAGTTGCCAAGCTGTTATTGGGAACATTGATATTACGGTAGAGATTCCTTTATACAATGTGAATTATACTACAGAATGTTAA